From the genome of Thermodesulfovibrionales bacterium:
TCATCGACAAGAGATATGTTGACTTTAAAAGATGCATCGTTTAGTCTAAAAACGTCGATTCCCGAATGAGGAACACTTTAGAGAATGCAGGATGCCCTGGATGGAAGAGAAGATACGGAAGGCCTTTGAAGAGAGCATCAGCGTAAAGGAACGGTTTGTAAAAGAGAACATCCAGGCGATCATGGAGGCTTCGAAGCTGATAGCGGAGGCATTCAACGACGGCAGGAAACTCCTCCTCTTCGGGAACGGCGGCAGCGCCACCGATGCCTCGCATATCGCCGCAGAGTTCGTCAACCGCTTCAAGAGAGAACGCCCCGGACTTCCTGCCATAGCCCTGAATACCGATGTCGCGGTCATAACCTCGATAGCGAACGACTACGACTTCTCCGACATCTTTGCGCGGCAGCTCAAATCTCTTGCCGATGAAGGCGATGTCGTTCTTGCCATCAGTACGAGCGGAAATTCAGGCAATATTCTGAAGGCGATGGACGCCGCCAAAAGAAAGAAGCTCAAGTCGATAGCGTTCACCGGGAGCAAGGGAGAAAAGTTCGCCGCGAAAGCGGATATCGCCTTTGTCGTCCCCTCCGATAACACCCCGAGGATACAGGAGACCCACATCACGCTCGGCCACGTCCTCTGTCAGATGGTGGAAGAGATACTCTTTGAAACGCCGAGAAAGAGATAACGGAAGTTTGAGGGTCCTCGGCATCGACCCGGGAAGTCAGATCTGCGGTTACGGGATCATCGAACAGGACGGGGAAAAAGGTCTCGGTGGCTATGCCTACGTCGCATCGGGAAGGATTGAGCTCTCCTCGGGCAGTCCCCTCCATATCCGCTTAAACGAGATATACTCGGCCCTCGCCGAAATCATTCAGGAATACCGTCCGGTTCAGGCAGCGATAGAACGGGTGTTCTTTGCAAGGAGTGTGAAAGCAGCCCTGCATCTCGGACACGCGCGGGGAGTATCGATGCTCGCGGCAACCGCTGAAGGGCTCCAGGTCTATGAGTATTCCGCTGTAGAGGTGAAGAAGGCGGTTGTCGGTTATGGCAGGGCCGAAAAGAGCCAGGTTCAGGCGATGGTCAAGGCGATCCTGAACCTCACGACCGCGCTCTCTCCCGACAGCGCCGATGCGCTCGCCCTTTCTATCTGCCACCTCAATACGATGAAGTTTCCTCCTTACGGGAACAGGAACCTGCGGACGGCGCTCGAAAAATCTAAGTCCAAAAACTCCAGCCAGCGGACCGGCCTCGGATGATCGGCACCCTGAAGGGAAGGCTCTTCTCAAAGAGGCCTGACAACGTGATCGTAGAGACCGGCGGCGTCGGGTATCTTGTGAGCGTGCCGGTAAACCTCCTGTCGGCCCTTCCCGAGGAAGGGGCCGAGGTGTTCCTATACATCCATACCCATGTCCGGGAGGATGCGTTGCAACTCTACGGTTTTCCTTCGGAAGACGAAAAGAGGATTTTCACGACACTGCTCGGGGTTACCGGGATAGGGCCGAAGATGGCGTTGAACATCCTTTCGGGGGTTACGGTGAAGGACTTCCTCCAGGCACTGGATACCGAAGATGTT
Proteins encoded in this window:
- a CDS encoding D-sedoheptulose 7-phosphate isomerase, giving the protein MEEKIRKAFEESISVKERFVKENIQAIMEASKLIAEAFNDGRKLLLFGNGGSATDASHIAAEFVNRFKRERPGLPAIALNTDVAVITSIANDYDFSDIFARQLKSLADEGDVVLAISTSGNSGNILKAMDAAKRKKLKSIAFTGSKGEKFAAKADIAFVVPSDNTPRIQETHITLGHVLCQMVEEILFETPRKR
- the ruvC gene encoding crossover junction endodeoxyribonuclease RuvC translates to MKRRERDNGSLRVLGIDPGSQICGYGIIEQDGEKGLGGYAYVASGRIELSSGSPLHIRLNEIYSALAEIIQEYRPVQAAIERVFFARSVKAALHLGHARGVSMLAATAEGLQVYEYSAVEVKKAVVGYGRAEKSQVQAMVKAILNLTTALSPDSADALALSICHLNTMKFPPYGNRNLRTALEKSKSKNSSQRTGLG
- the ruvA gene encoding Holliday junction branch migration protein RuvA produces the protein MIGTLKGRLFSKRPDNVIVETGGVGYLVSVPVNLLSALPEEGAEVFLYIHTHVREDALQLYGFPSEDEKRIFTTLLGVTGIGPKMALNILSGVTVKDFLQALDTEDVAMLCRIPGLGKKTAHRLILELKEKLPSVREPKDRVFEDTLSALVNLGYRKSEAQESLDRALKKGFTTIEDLLKESLKYLTGRAQD